The Aspergillus nidulans FGSC A4 chromosome VII nucleotide sequence ACAGCTCATCCCCTACCAAAGCTGTACGGTCCCCCTTTTACCGTTATTCAATCCATCAGTCCATTCCAGTTTACTCCCACTCATATTCACGAGACCAAGATGTCCTTGCAaaacatcctcgtcgacgccgTCAAGTCCCACTTCGACAAGGACGACGACAAAGACGACCTGAAGCCAGCTCTCTCCCATGCCTCCGCCAACGCTTCCTCCGAAGACTCCAATCTCTTCTCACAAGCTCTTTCCTTTATCAACCAGCGTAAGTCTGAAGGTGTCCAAGATGACatcgacgaggagcaggctgtGAACGCCCATCGACGCTACGAGCAAGGCGGAAACATGGACTCAAAGGACTTTGGTGCTGGCGCGGCGTTGCAGGCGCTGAAGATGTTCAATTCAAGCTCAGGCCAGGAGACAGGTGGTGGAAAGGATAAGAATGCGTTCATTGGGATGGCCATGGCGCAAGCCGCGAAGATGTGGgaagagaaggctggaaAAGGGGAGGCTGTAAGTTTGCGTCCTTTCTGTTTACTGTTGCATCTTCATGTGGGTTTGCGATGAATGTCATTGTCAGCTAACGATTGTGCGTGCAGAGCGGAGACAAGCAGTCCGCTATTAACCAGGCGGCGGAAATGGCGTTCAAGATGTACTTGAAAAGTCAGATGAGTGGAAGTGAGGGCACTGGTGGTCCCGGCGGGCTCATGAGCCTTGCTAGCAAGTTCTTGAAATGAGCTGGCTAGAGTTGCAGAACGATCTGCTGGCATTGTTCGGAACCCGGTATGTGATTGGGAGTTGCTGCAATCTATAGTTCATTGCGCTAGCTTTTAGTGTTTTTACATACGAAGTCAATTCGTAAATGAACGAGAAGTGCGATTAGTGACGATTTGATACGCCGTAGATTCCTTTTAGTAATTCTTTCTGACTTGGGTCTCGTTGGGTCGGAAGGGGAGGCTTTTTGGGCTGCCCATTTAGCGACTTGCGACTTGAACTTTCCCACAACATCAGCCTCGTCAACAATCAACCGCCGCCTTTCAGACCTTCTCTTTAGGTGCTAGCATATTCCATTCACGCATCGTCGACAAGTCTACAGCTGCAAGCCAGCAACTTATCCAATCCACAATTTGCGCAGACACTCGACCCAGCAGCCTGCCTGCTTGACCGAATCACGGCAAACTGACGTGGGACTTCAAGAACCCACCGGGATTTGATGTAACTGGGTCTCGAGCTTGCAGTGCCATCGTTCCCCACCAGTGCCCGGTGCAATGATTCCCGAGAAAGAATCTTTGGAGCGAAAGCCGAGAACGTCGATTGCCGAGAATATGTCGAAGCTGGGGTGGGGTTTCAGTGGCGAAATGCGGGAATCCTGACACACAAGTGCTGTTCCAAAGAATGTCGAGAGCTCGTAGCTCGAAGGTGTGATTCCGCATCAAACCTGTGTCATTTGTCGTGATGCTTTATAGTGCGTCGGCACCTGCGTTGTTCTTCGCTAGCTGCTAGCTTCTTCCAgatctgcagctgcacctTGTCTGCCGTCATGGTAGATCGGCCAGCAGCTGTCCGTGGTGTGGCAGCGGCGTTCCTCTCGCTGTCCAGTGTTGCCGTTATTTTGCGTTGCTATGTGCGTCTGCGCATTGTCAAGGCCTTTGGCGGAGATGATATAGTTATGTTAGCTGCAATGGTAAACCTCTCCTTTCCTGTCTTTGTTTAGGGTCGGCGCTAAATCTGCAGCTACTTTACATCATGTTCTGCGGTTGCATGATCGGCGGGTCTCTCTGGGGAACAGGGAAGCATCTCTTTGAGCTGACTTCCGAGCAACGAACTACTGCAATGGAAGTATGTAGCTTCCCTAGTTCATGCGCAGGTGTCAGCTTCAAATTTCACTGACCTTCCAGTACTGGTGGTTCTGCAATATCTCATACGCCGTCTCCTCCGTGCTTGCCAAAGTATCCGTTTGcatctttctcctccgcgTGATGCCCTTCCCCTGCCATCGGGCAGCACTCTATACGGTCACGGTTCTCGCAGTTTGCAGTGGCATACCATTCTTCGTCCTGTTGGTCATACAGTGCTCTCCTGTCTCATTCTGGTGGACTCGGATGAGGGGCGATACAAATGGACACTGTGGATATGTCGACGCTATAGCAATAATGTTGTACATATTCAGTGCTTCGTCGGCGCTCTTCGATTTCACAGTAGCTTTGCTGCCTGTTATCCTCGTCCGCAATCTGCAGATGAATCGACGGACTAAGGCAGCTGTTGCGGGTCTTCTGGGGATGGCATGTGTGTGCGTCATTCCATTGTTTCTCCTTGCTGATGTCTTCTTTGGTATGCTAAGAGCAGGCAAATGTAGTGCGAgcatcgccatcatcattCGGTTAGCTTTCGTTCAGACAATCCATGACCCTGACTATCTTTGTATGTCTTCACCCTCCGTGGTGCTACCAGCCCCCAAATCCAATGCCAATGCTAATAAACTACTTTCACACAGACGGAACCGTTCAAGTGAGCACTAATTGTCCTCCTTCAAAGCCAAACCTCTGACAAAAATAGATTGCAATCTGGTCCTGCATAGAGGTCGGCCTTTCCATAACAGCGGGGTCCCTCGCAACAACCCGCCCCTTGTTTCGCATCCTCCACAATCGGTCCTCTTCCCCATACAACCCCTTCGACGACCCTTCGACCCCTAGCAATGACCGAAACAAGCATCGCCGCTCCATATCCTGGTCTGAACCTTATCCTAGCTCCCGATCCAGACGCACCTCAAACCGcattcttgcccttgaaAATGACCTCGGCTTCAACTTTGGTTCCGGCCGAAACAACTCAATCTCGACCTCGAgtcgtcgtcgctctcgTTCTTCAAAGTCTACATCTCGTCCCAGTACAAGCCGCAACAAACGCCGCAGCGGCGTCACAACCGAGGGCCGGCCAAGCTCTAACTTCTATGAACCGTATATCGGCGTagagatgttgaagatgcAGTCGACCACTGACGTGGAAGGCGGCCGGACAGATGACACTGAAGGGTCGTCACACCCTGCTCCTGGCACGGAACTGTTGGACCCAACTACCGACCCTAATTCTTCTGGTCTTGGTGAATTTGCCGGACGGCCGGAGGGCCTTCAGGTTCCAGAGCCGACATCGACGGCTAGGTCGAGAATTGGGGTTCATAGCACGTTTAGACTTTCGAGTAGTAATAATACGACGGGTAATGAGGCTACTGGTAGTGGGAAAGAGTCAGGGTTTGGAAGGAACAGTGACAGTGCCGCAGGCTAGGGCTCAATCGGGAAGGCTGCTTACAGTACTACCCATGCTAGACAGCAGCGTCGAACTATACCGCACACCTCACCACCGCTGTAATGCGCCCACGACGTTGGACGTCACGAGATGGATTAGCGGAGATAGGCAGCACTCTAGCTGTGGTCTGGGAGACTACTCCTGAAGTGAAGGCCCATTGCGTCAAGGAGTGCAGTGTTCAAGCCAGTTCGTTGCATTACTTCCTTGCGGGCAGTAGCGAGTCTGAACTTTATCGCCAACGGCCCATGAGGTCGTACCGCGCAGGCGGCGAATGTTCgcgctttttttttctcacAATTGGGGTCTTAGTGCAATTGGATGGCCAGAAGAGCAAGGTTAGGATCAGCAGTATTTTCTCCCCATTTTCCACCTTTTACTGTATAGCGCTCTCTCAGGGCTGCCGCAAGTACGCCGACCATGGTAGAATTCTGTCCACTATTAAAGCTACTCGACCTTACTGATGGCAGAGCTTTAAACAAGTAGTGGATGAATGACAGTAATCAGCGGCTTTTCACTGCCTTATTCGCTCATTCCATGCGAGGAATAAAGCTTTAGGATTTGGAGTTTATAGGCGATGAAGTTTCCAAGACAATTTCTGAAGCCCTGGACTAGGTTGTAACTTCCTGCGAAAAGGGCAGGCTAGCGTGGATCGATGGAGGAATCTCAGTTTGCATTGCCATACCTTGGAGAATGAACTATGATATAGTATAACGCGTTTTCACCTCATCAATCCTACATACAATGACGATCAATCGCGAATTCGCGGCTGATTTGCAAAGAAAAATAATCAGGTATACAAACAAGTGCGAGTCAGGTATGGTATGGTATCGTCTCAGAAATCCAGATGGTCGCTTTAGTGGTATAGAGTTCTAGAAACTGAGAGAAAAGGACCAGACCAACAAGAAACAGGAAGGGAACTTGGCGACGAACTCAGAATAAAAAACCGTCTAGTGGCCGAAGCAAAGTTATAGGATAGGGTAAAAAGAAGAATTGTAGGGTAAAGAAGAAGTAAAACGATCACcagtcgtcgtcgtcatcctgcTTCCCCTGCATCGCGCTCTGCCGTGCCCTCAGGGCTTCGGCAAGACCACCAGCAAGACTAGCATTGGAAACGCTGCTTGGGGTGCCGCGACCACTTGCACCAGAAGAATCTCCTTGCGAATTCATGCTGACAGCACTATCGCGGGGTGCAGGTGGAGGCGCAGGTGCTGTTTTACGGCCTGCCATGTTGGGCCTTTTAGCGGGGGGCGGAGGCGCCGCTTTGGCTTTCGCTGCAGCAACTGCGGCGGATCCATTCACTGGTGCTGGGCTTGCTCGGGGAGCAactggaggtggaggtggaggtgcgGGTTTAGGCGTGGGTGCAACTTGCTCCTCGAGATATGCTTCGGGTGTCCAGCCTTGCGCTGAGGTTTCGAGGTTCATGCACAGCCACCAGCCTGGGAAGTGTTAGGAAGATGTTCAATAATTTGGGAAAAGATATACTGACCGTTTCCTTCTTTGGAAACGATTTCCACAATTTGTCCTGCGCTAATCGATAACATGCCATTGTTGTCGCTGCTGAAGTCGTACAGggcctttgctttcttcggtcctgcagctgcaggtGGTGCGGGAGGAGGCGGGGGTGGTGCCCTTGCGGAGGCAGTAGATGAAGTACGTGAATGGGATGCTGCAACGGCTGCCACTGGTTGAGGAACGGGTCTGGACGCTGGTGTCGGTTGCGCCGCGGCTGTTTGAGGCGTGGGCTGTGGTATAGGCCGACGCTCTGGTACAGGTCTGGAAGCCAGTTTGGACGGGCCACCGCCTGGACCGCCAGGACGAAGAAGTTTTCCTTTCGTGACGGGCCGGGCAGCTACTTGTTTCCCTCGTGGGGTAGGCTTGGAGACAGAGTTTGGAGGTTCGCCTGGACCTGTGTGGATCGTTCCACTCTTGTAGCTGTCAACCTGCGATCCGTCCTTGACTACCTTGACAGTGGCTAGTTTGCCCGGTTTCTTGTTGTATTCAATCCTACCGTTGTTAATAAGGGCCGCCATCCAGGTTGAACGGAACTTACTCTGGGCCGATCTTCAAATTCAACTGACCTCGAAGAGCATTGTGCAGATGAGTAAAAAACTCAGTCTTGAAAACGCAATTGCAGAGCGGATCTGGCTCTTGTCCGCCCACCACTAACGAAAACCAATCGTCTCGGTAGCTAGAAGCACTGACGGTCTTGATGGCTCCGATAGGGATAGTTCTCTCCGATGAAATGACAAGTTGGTTATTGACGAAGTTTTGGGACACAATGTAAACATGTCGATTGGTCTGTGCATGTTAGAGAGAACTCTTACAGCGAATAAGGGACATACCAAGACGAAGATGCGTGGCGAAGGCTTGCTTGAGCGACCGAATTTCGAAACAAGAACCTCTCCGCGGCAGGAGAATAGGACATCATCAGAGGCTAAAAAAGTCAGAAAAATCATCCCGAAACCTCATGAAAATACATACTACTAATAGCCGCGCCGCTGCGAATCATCTCTCCAGGACCACCTTTGTTGCTGATACCAACGTAATCACCAAGGAACCGTCGAGAACCAAGAATGCTCATTCTCCTACGCTCTTTTCGGCCACCCAAGATCGTATGCCCTTGGTCACGTAATTTGAGCAACTCAAGTCCTCCATTCATTCGGCGCCAGAAGCGCTGGATACGGATGGCACACTCGGTACGGTACCGTAAATAGTTTCGCCATGCGCGCTGAATACGAATAGCCATGTTGTGCCAGTAGCGGTCGCGCATAGCCTCCAAGGCAAAGAGCGTTTCGGGGGTTTTGATAAATACCTTTGTGATACCCATTTGGTACTCCTCGGCCGGAATCCGAGTGTCCTTCAGAATCTGGCGCGCTCCTGTTTCCACGTCGCCCGTCCAGGTGTAATCACCGGCATAGGACGTCTTCGGAGACAGCAGATAGAAACGTTCAACGAACTTGTCGAAAGTCTGGCGGTACGCGAAACCAGCCCGACGAATGCGGACGTTCTCCTGAAGACCAAGGTATTTGATCTGGTGAAGAACATTGCTCTCGTTAAACTCTTTCGGCGCTTTATTATCATTAGGCTTAATGGTTCGAATATATGACGGTTGGGCTTTCATGAGCGTTGCTACTAGATCATTGGCAGAAGCCTTGATCTTGTCACTTGCCGTAGGTGGTCGGCGCTTGTCATCTTGGTTGACCTGTTCCGGGAAAAGAGTGTGAACGAAATGGTTGCTACTCGATTGAACAAGATTCAGCAAATCCTTGAGCAGCTggtccttgttcttgtctgTCATTCCCTGGACAGCGTAGCTAACATCGCCGGCGTAGTGTTTGATAATGAACTGGCCCTGACGGTTCTCGAAATTCGGGTTCTGTCCAAGGAAGTTCAGCCGTCCAACGAAAGTGTTGTCCGCGGCTCCTGAGTCAGCGTGCGCCGTCGCGCAAGCATCATTCAGGGCAGCGAAGACACCAGGGGGCCGCTTATCTTCAATCAACGAACACACAACCTTGTTATCGAAGTACTTGATCGGCGTCCACGTAATTTGCTCACGCTCGTACTCATCTTGTTCAGCCTTGAGTGTCAACTGAATGAAGATCTGTTGCAGCTTCTCATTGACATAGTTGATACATAGCTGCTCGAACGAGTTCTTCTCAAAGATTTCGAAACCGTAGATATCGAGAATGCCAATTGAATTTGCAACTGCTCCCTTGGCAGTCAAGGATTGATTGACGCGTCCTACAATCCagtcgaagaggttgaagtaAATTGCCTTGGCCAGAGCATCCCGTACGGCCAGAGCTTGGGTGGTATTCAGTGGCACCTCATAAACGGAGCCACGGCGACCACCTCGACTAGTCTCCATCATGCGAATGGTCAATGCCTGGTTAACTTGACCAGCGTCAACCTCTAATAAGTATGCGACGAAGTCAACCACTGATTGGTCTGTAATCGCAGCATTGCCGGAATCATCTTCGGCGAACTGAATGTTACCCATCCACAGAATTGCTGCTAGCATACGGAAAACGTTATCCTGCTCAGCTTCCGACATTCCAATGACAGACATCGCATTTAGCGTATCTTGAAACTCCGCCACATCGTCGACGCCAGGGACATCGAAACACTTCGACCGGCTCGTATATAAGTAGGACTGAGGCTGCTGTACACCGAACGAGTCTGTATCAGATTAGCAAGCGCAATACCAGATCAAAGCCACTGAAGTTTACCTCTGTATTTCTGCGGCGCGCCCTTGGCGAACTGGTAAAAGATGTGAAAGTTGCGCTCATTGGTAATTTGTCCCACCACTCTCGACTTCTCCAGTAGATAGTTGGTGATATTAGCACCGACGGGCTCGCCTTGGGCGTtgaactccaactccaagtACTTTCCAAACCGTGAGGAATTGTTGTTGCGCAACGTCTTCGCGTTACCGAACGACTCCAGTAGAGGGTTGGTTGCTAAAACCATGTCTTTCGTCTGCTGAATAGATGAATCGCTTCCCCCGGAAACACTGGCAATGTACTGCATGATCCGCTTCGCCGCCTCGGTTTTACCAGCACCCGACTCGCCAGAAATGATCACGCACTGGTTGTCTTTGTACGATTTCATGTTGTAGTAGGCTGATTCGGCAACTGCGAAAACATGTGGAGGGACTTCGAGCCGGTTCTTCCCTCGGTAGGAATTGAGGACGCTGTCGGTATAGATACCCACTAGCCAGGGGATACTCAGTTAGCCAGCCGTCCGAACACAGCACAGGTCAATTACCTACAGTCTCGGAATGGGTTGACAGAGACAAGCACATGTCCAATATAAGTCTGTCGTGAACCGCGTTAGCAAAGAACACGCCCGCGCATCCCCTCCAAGGTTCAAAGCGGCTTACGTAGATCTCGTCATGTTGGAATCGAAGCTTCAAGTTATCGTTGATTGCCTCGTTGGAGATCTTGCTCAGCAGCGTAAGATCTGAAAcgccaatctccttcttctttgtgcTTTCGAAAACGGCTTTTCTGACTTGCGGCTTGCCCCCGGCTTGTCGCCCGTCGCCCACATCAGCGGCGGCCTTGGAGCGACCGAACcgactcttcttctccccgcCAGCAGGACGTCGAGAGTGACCCTGAATGGAATAAGGCTGTCAGTTCATGTCTTTCGCGAAACAAACCCGTATATTAACATATTTCAGACGCCGACTCACCATTGTGAATGTTGCCGACCACCCGGGGTCTTGCGCCTAGGCGACCAAGATATCTGGCCTATCAATTTAATGCAGATGAAAGAAACCGCAAGAAACAGGAATGAACGCAGATAACAAGATGTTCATTCCACTCGGGTATATAGAGGACTtaaggaaaaagagaaaaatcTTGCACCAGAGAAGAATTGGTGGCAGTGAGCACGAGGGGGGGAATGAcgatgtggaggaggatcACTCTCAGTCTTGACTCTAGGACCCAGGTCCCTCGATAGATAGTGGACGGAGCGGGCACCGCTTGCGCCACACTCGGACACTCCTTACTCATGTGGCACCGTTGGGTGTCTTTCTCAGGCCGACAACGCGCAATCAGGTAAAAATATCCCTCAGGTGATATTCTTGCTGCCTTTGGGCCAGCGCTTAGGCGGCAAATCTGCGTACTATCGACCTTCCTTGTTCCTGACGGCGTTATTATATCATACTTCCTATCCAACTTGATTCTATCCTCAAATATTTAACAAATAATACAGGTTAACAAATCTTGAGTTTGTCTATCGCTTCCTCCAGTATATTCATTTATGGCTCCTAAATATGTCAATATATAGACCTGTCGTGGTAAAAGCCTGTGGTAGGAATACATCCTCTATATATCTTGGCGCATTGTGCGTGTTACCGATGGTTACTTATGTGCTGCCACACATCCCTCCTTCAGAATATCTTTCTGCCGGAATCTATGACATTCCTACCGTGTCTTCACCGAAGAGGATTCGTGATACTCTCAAACACACGGATGAACGGTGCAACATCCGTGGCAGGAACCGATAATGACAGTTCCGGGGATGTCGCATACCACCTGTAAGACCAGAAACCCGTTCAGGCTACCTCTCCTACAACACTGGTAAAAGCGTCCTTAGACAAGGGGACGCAATTGCCTTTCTTGGACTTAGCACTGGGCCAGTGGTCATAACAGTTTCAATAGAATGCCGGTGGTCCGCTTTTCGGTTTgcttgatgaagatgtgTCAGCAGCTGTACCTGGAGATATTGGTTGGTGCCTACAAGTTGAAACTCGAAGTCATTTGCAGAACCAGCTCTTCTGGTGGCGACGTCGGCAAAGAATGTTCACCTAGGCCTTTAGATAATTCGGATGCCACTGACATTCGATGTttcctgctgttgctgctagGAGAGGCAAATAACTTTCCAGGCCGGACTGTCTCAGAGAGTTGGACTGTATTTTACCTCAGACTTCTTGTTGTGTTTCGTCTTCAAGATAGCGGGAGGATCACCATTACTGAGAAGTTTATAGATGGCGATGGTAGAGAGCGGAGTTGATTAGAGGTATGTACCTAGGTAGAGAACAAACAGCGCCAATTGATGCCACGAGACCAGGGAAGTTCAACGTTCGCCACATGAGAAGGGTATCCGAACAGCACATAAGATAAACGCCGACTATGCGAAAGATCCTATAGATAAATACAGAAGCATATGTGGTGTATGAGGTTCAGCAAAGCTAACTGGACTGACTAAGGCAGTCGAACGAGTCCAAATCAACCAATGCTGTATGACGGGATAGTACTAAAGTCAGAGAAGATTGGGTCGAGGAACGGATCATATGATGATGTGGGCTAGTATGAAACATATGGCAGCCACGGGTTCATAGCAACTGCTAGCTTGCAGACATTCCGGTCCGATTCGGAGGCAGACAGCGTGCATTAGTTCATGGTTTCTCGGGTTTTGAAACTGGAACAGAGGTCGTTGAACTAGCTGCTGGTCCTGAGCGCGGCGTACTGGAAGGGACTTTGGGAGTCTCAGCGACGCTCGCGGGCTGAGTTGCAtccgtttccttctcagGCTGCTTCTCTGGACTCTGGCCGAA carries:
- a CDS encoding uncharacterized protein (transcript_id=CADANIAT00008186) — encoded protein: MFCGCMIGGSLWGTGKHLFELTSEQRTTAMEYWWFCNISYAVSSVLAKVSVCIFLLRVMPFPCHRAALYTVTVLAVCSGIPFFVLLVIQCSPVSFWWTRMRGDTNGHCGYVDAIAIMLYIFSASSALFDFTVALLPVILVRNLQMNRRTKAAVAGLLGMACVCVIPLFLLADVFFGMLRAGKCSASIAIIIRLAFVQTIHDPDYLYGTVQIAIWSCIEVGLSITAGSLATTRPLFRILHNRSSSPYNPFDDPSTPSNDRNKHRRSISWSEPYPSSRSRRTSNRILALENDLGFNFGSGRNNSISTSSRRRSRSSKSTSRPSTSRNKRRSGVTTEGRPSSNFYEPYIGVEMLKMQSTTDVEGGRTDDTEGSSHPAPGTELLDPTTDPNSSGLGEFAGRPEGLQTAASNYTAHLTTAVMRPRRWTSRDGLAEIGSTLAVVWETTPEVKAHCVKECSVQASSLHYFLAGSSESELYRQRPMRSYRAGGECSRFFFLTIGVLVQLDGQKSKVRISSIFSPFSTFYCIALSQGCRKYADHGRILSTIKATRPY
- a CDS encoding class I myosin myoA (transcript_id=CADANIAT00008187) yields the protein MGHSRRPAGGEKKSRFGRSKAAADVGDGRQAGGKPQVRKAVFESTKKKEIGVSDLTLLSKISNEAINDNLKLRFQHDEIYTYIGHVLVSVNPFRDLGIYTDSVLNSYRGKNRLEVPPHVFAVAESAYYNMKSYKDNQCVIISGESGAGKTEAAKRIMQYIASVSGGSDSSIQQTKDMVLATNPLLESFGNAKTLRNNNSSRFGKYLELEFNAQGEPVGANITNYLLEKSRVVGQITNERNFHIFYQFAKGAPQKYRDSFGVQQPQSYLYTSRSKCFDVPGVDDVAEFQDTLNAMSVIGMSEAEQDNVFRMLAAILWMGNIQFAEDDSGNAAITDQSVVDFVAYLLEVDAGQVNQALTIRMMETSRGGRRGSVYEVPLNTTQALAVRDALAKAIYFNLFDWIVGRVNQSLTAKGAVANSIGILDIYGFEIFEKNSFEQLCINYVNEKLQQIFIQLTLKAEQDEYEREQITWTPIKYFDNKVVCSLIEDKRPPGVFAALNDACATAHADSGAADNTFVGRLNFLGQNPNFENRQGQFIIKHYAGDVSYAVQGMTDKNKDQLLKDLLNLVQSSSNHFVHTLFPEQVNQDDKRRPPTASDKIKASANDLVATLMKAQPSYIRTIKPNDNKAPKEFNESNVLHQIKYLGLQENVRIRRAGFAYRQTFDKFVERFYLLSPKTSYAGDYTWTGDVETGARQILKDTRIPAEEYQMGITKVFIKTPETLFALEAMRDRYWHNMAIRIQRAWRNYLRYRTECAIRIQRFWRRMNGGLELLKLRDQGHTILGGRKERRRMSILGSRRFLGDYVGISNKGGPGEMIRSGAAISTSDDVLFSCRGEVLVSKFGRSSKPSPRIFVLTNRHVYIVSQNFVNNQLVISSERTIPIGAIKTVSASSYRDDWFSLVVGGQEPDPLCNCVFKTEFFTHLHNALRGQLNLKIGPEIEYNKKPGKLATVKVVKDGSQVDSYKSGTIHTGPGEPPNSVSKPTPRGKQVAARPVTKGKLLRPGGPGGGPSKLASRPVPERRPIPQPTPQTAAAQPTPASRPVPQPVAAVAASHSRTSSTASARAPPPPPPAPPAAAGPKKAKALYDFSSDNNGMLSISAGQIVEIVSKEGNGWWLCMNLETSAQGWTPEAYLEEQVAPTPKPAPPPPPPVAPRASPAPVNGSAAVAAAKAKAAPPPPAKRPNMAGRKTAPAPPPAPRDSAVSMNSQGDSSGASGRGTPSSVSNASLAGGLAEALRARQSAMQGKQDDDDDW
- a CDS encoding uncharacterized protein (transcript_id=CADANIAT00008185), producing MSLQNILVDAVKSHFDKDDDKDDLKPALSHASANASSEDSNLFSQALSFINQRKSEGVQDDIDEEQAVNAHRRYEQGGNMDSKDFGAGAALQALKMFNSSSGQETGGGKDKNAFIGMAMAQAAKMWEEKAGKGEASGDKQSAINQAAEMAFKMYLKSQMSGSEGTGGPGGLMSLASKFLK